A portion of the Esox lucius isolate fEsoLuc1 chromosome 20, fEsoLuc1.pri, whole genome shotgun sequence genome contains these proteins:
- the gon4l gene encoding LOW QUALITY PROTEIN: GON-4-like protein (The sequence of the model RefSeq protein was modified relative to this genomic sequence to represent the inferred CDS: deleted 1 base in 1 codon), translated as MAPNSVWLPSMMNMAQKRKSSSPEPQLVHSKSFKTNGTTKLSSGGRLGSLSDNRRPSISTPNKRKDFRMKIPDEALPRRDNTRFKQKPVASDQLTNVEECRQSPSPPHSPSEAEEDTELGLVITFDGEDCEIPRLTKRKSNSTMKRPSDVGLEVETFQEGKWSEDSSSDSEEDEFGQLDVDLERKSQQHNLTSVNVRTILHEVITNEHVVAMMKAAIQETRDLPLFEPKMTRSRLKEVVEKGVGSSTWNKSTIQRALEVKPPQFVDIPLEEDEDSSDEEYCPDDDEEDETAEEMFLSDVDSTASSPRCSRGPRPRTPGHSECEEDRLDSPRQKPRQSRHLRVEAVPMGPPPPPSSTGSSRPLRAQDCTFMEKLHAVDEELELSSICSEPYQTLTGGAGSSLVACRTRSKRPLRNVPLGKLEAELCAPDITPDMYDDSLALEDRDWSEWLQGLMTSDMENEEEADDDDDPEYNFLEDLDEPDREDYRNDRAVRITKKEVNELLEELFETFQDDELVVNGQEDDGHEEDEEREEEASPPSAPQFNVPQAIRFEEPLANMLTERRRTVREQLEAQQQRRALQEPTGRSTPMTSASPAVMLLPPLPCPALTLNHTQKLQLQQQIQQHVQLLTQVHLLSRPVEALRHEAHTTKQYLEELQSFAGRQEVTRSAWELGFSSIFRACNLQGALSLIQEQEMSVSSTPPQPPARPQTRPSNVRTYPLLPAETAWLFATRSVFLYPELLPFCSLDPALHPARTKNNYTRGEDRLIILGLKHFSQTEFPYRLMCRYLVRTKKQDQLRSRVKELCGSKTSDNIIKVYCQYKIVPAMEETCCRVMPGEERPPVEREMSVMPNWLRKSLPIIHRVMMEYNKKPQGKVSYTNPLPLPAPPYTFPSGTRYPPSLPRNINLRLHPCMNYKRDRPPIAPKPCPIYAFSRSNPLVPITKSPSDTLSFLAQVPQPVPSQGVILLATAPSTPIHGALPMTQAPVTPAHGAVPLVQLSPSTPTRAPLFGQGVVTACVMQTMPKQTEKTPSRAPPRKLLPKQSDSPKPSPPPHPALPAEKTGPLSSLTNSARRTNAALRLAKRPPRSAPTHRETRAKTRAALNRILARPLLPAPPSLEAALNYSPTPQSSALQLKSSPVFFSHTPSPPLMTSQLKNSHMSLSLDNDNWNTRPAIQAEVKDKVGFDPNLTYSQNLSGCAPDAAEGNAFPVQSGISHATMSPSDIQGLSEAQNDQYVLLQAAAQGSTQMVWVPKHCLVQNRSVLSNASENGFHQSESYLSPSPQHSMTGLTSGVPSCLPPPSTLPDGSVDYQQALSVRLHSDSALTCGEAPGSSLEEQLHRLVEGLREEGLREEGLREEGLREEGLREEGLREEGLREEGLREEGLREEGLREEGGVDEGGVDEGEKEGWGDVEGPLLTLSESSSGSPCSSLESPAEVLERMMVEGEEGMEELRRENRERDEVGLDSWCLSTNTVHRPGTLPEEKGGEKDVRGAEEEEKGEEGEGDCCVYGVVALSGRTVAQEQTGGGAKNEGKQGDQRNGQNGGGEERNGAGERNGEQGGDGKGRGEGDGGQSGAEKDGDGEKDQDGEQGEEEEEEDFDDLTQDEDEEEVLSSASEESVLSVPELQETMKKLTWLASERRLCDSEEDNSPNSPPSPTSPNSPVSQNSQEENSEEEEGPTKGEELESGEGGVSKVPGDDDMPSGEGNPRASGKGSGRGRGRGRPPPRSLRRSRRQERDSKDTSKLLLLYDDHILDNDPLRESKDMAFAQAYLNRVREALQDIPGKVEEFLLLLYEFEMGGEGRNAVELFSQLRLVLGEWPDLLRDFAAFLLPEQALECGLFEEQQAFERSRRFLRQLEISFGENPSHYQKIVRALQGGPGLSPTSIEELKSQMSSLLKGHTHLQGEFWVFFEELRPPLARPGQFEEACWPEEAGAGVDAGEGVGLGSGAGASDGFEEVTLPDLEEEEIPTMTGRRRRSKIGSHGYKECDWPEKDCSFLCHEANHDAKLRRHKRKGCSRCHGNKASDGVSRVMKTLDPLYPTATSPPVDLLTETGREERGEKEEEREEQKVVEKEKEVDPEVKDEVDSGANSPHPEQTVPSWEGPEEGSVHIPEVREEEEEDEMEEDEEEDEWKDGEREHSPLPKKSKGDEEGSGVSDVPPASLSGVVQSPVAPMQPRPSPPSDPPVCAKNISLTASGEKVILWTREADRVILTTCQQQGANHSTFQAISVRLGNKTPNEVSRRFRDLMLLFHTAARQVNSEDEAVVTEQQTVTDKEQE; from the exons ATGGCACCAAATTCTGTTTG GCTTCCAAGCATGATGAATATGGCCCAGAAACGCAAATCGAGTTCACCGGAACCACAGCTTGTGCATTCCAAGTCCTTTAAGACAAACGGTACCACCAAACTCTCCAGTGGTGGTCGACTCGGCAGTCTCTCTGATAACAGACGGCCCTCCATATCCACACCGAATAAGAGAAAGGACTTTCGAATGAAAATCCCAGATGAGGCGTTACCAAGGAGAGACAATACCAGGTTCAAGCAGAAACCTGTTGCTTCAG ACCAGCTGACGAATGTGGAGGAGTGTCGGCAATCTCCCAGTCCCCCACACAGCCCCTCAGAAGCAGAAGAGGACACAGAACTAGGCCTGGTCATCACCTTCG ATGGGGAGGATTGCGAAATCCCACGGCTGACAAAGAGGAAGAGCAACTCAACAATGAAGAGACCTTCAGACGTCGGACTGGAAGTGGAAACTTTCCAGGAAGGAAAATGGTCTGAAGATTCGTCCAGCGACAGCGAGGAGGATGAGTTTGGTCAGCTGGATGTGGACCTGGAGAGGAAGTCACAGCAACACAACCTGACCTCGGTCAACGTCCGGACCATCCTCCAC GAGGTGATTACCAACGAGCACGTAGTGGCCATGATGAAAGCAGCCATCCAGGAAACCCGTGACCTGCCCCTGTTT GAGCCAAAGATGACCCGCTCCAGACTGAAGGAAGTGGTGGAGAAGGGGGTG GGCAGCTCTACCTGGAATAAGTCTACCATCCAAAGGGCCCTTGAAGTGAAG CCCCCCCAATTTGTAGACATCCCTctggaggaggacgaggatTCCTCTGATGAAGAGTACTGCCCAGATGACGATGAGGAGGATGAGACTGCAGAAGAG ATGTTTTTGAGCGATGTGGACAGCACAGCCTCGTCACCACGATGTTCCCGAGGGCCGCGGCCCAGGACCCCAGGACACTCTGAGTGTGAGGAGGACAGATTGGACAGTCCCAGACag AAGCCAAGGCAGTCCAGACATCTTAGGGTGGAGGCAGTTCCTATGGGGCCCCCTCCGCCCCcgtcctccaccggctcctcaCGGCCCCTCAGGGCCCAGGACTGCACGTTCATGGAGAAGCTTCACGCGGTGGACGAAGAGCTGGAACTCAGCTCCATCTGCAGTGAACCCTACCAG ACTCTGACTGGGGGTGCCGGGTCCAGCCTGGTGGCGTGTCGGACCCGCTCCAAACGGCCCCTGAGGAACGTGCCCCTGGGAAAGCTGGAGGCGGAGCTGTGCGCTCCAGACATCACGCCTGACATGTATGATGACAGCTTGGCCCTGGAGGACCGCGACTGGAGCGAGTGGCTACAGGGCCTGATGACGTCTGATATGGAGAAcgaag AAGAggctgatgatgatgacgatccGGAGTATAATTTCCTGGAGGATCTGGATGAGCCTGACCGAGAAGATTACAGGAACGACCGGGCCGTACGCATAACCA AAAAGGAAGTGAACGAGCTGTTGGAGGAGCTTTTTGAGACG TTCCAGGATGATGAGCTGGTAGTGAATGGGCAGGAGGATGACGGTCACGAAGAAGATGAGGAGCGGGAGGAAGAAGCTTCACCCCCAAGTGCTCCCCAATTCAACGTTCCGCAGGCCATTCG GTTTGAGGAGCCTCTGGCTAACATGCTAACAGAGAGACGGCGTACAGTGAGGGAGCAGCTGGAGGCCCAGCAGCAGCGGAGGGCCCTCCAAGAGCCCACCGGCCGCTCCACCCCCATGACCTCGGCGTCCCCCGCTGTGATGCTGCTGccccccctgccctgccctgccctcACCCTCAACCACACCCAGAAACTCCAGCTGCAGCAGCAAATCCAACAG CACGTCCAGCTGCTGACCCAGGTGCACCTGCTGAGCCGCCCTGTGGAGGCCCTGCGTCACGAGGCCCACACCACCAAACAATACCTG GAGGAGCTTCAGTCGTTTGCCGGGCGTCAAGAGGTGACCAGGTCAGCCTGGGAACTGGGCTTCAGTAGCATCTTTAGGGCCTGTAATCTCCAAGGGGCCCTTTCTCTGATCCAGGAGCAGGAGATGTCTGTGTCTTCCACGCCTCCACAACCCCCAGCCAGGCCTCAAACACGTCCCTCAAATG TGCGTACATACCCTCTGCTTCCTGCTGAGACAGCCTGGCTGTTCGCCACACGCTCAGTATTTCTCTACCCGGAGCTGCTGCCCTTCTGCAGCCTGGACCCAGCTCTGCACCCCGCACGCACCAAGAACAACTACACACGTGGAGAGGACAG ACTGATCATACTGGGGCTGAAGCACTTCAGCCAGACTGAGTTCCCCTACCGCCTAATGTGTCGCTACCTCGTCCGCACCAAGAAGCAGGACCAGCTGCGCTCCCGTGTCAAGGAGCTGTGTGGCTCCAAGACATCTGACAACATCATCAAGGT GTACTGCCAGTACAAAATAGTTCCTGCCATGGAGGAGACCTGTTGCAGGGTGATGCCTGGGGAGGAGCGC CCCCCGGTGGAAAGAGAGATGTCTGTCATGCCCAACTGGTTACGG AAGAGTCTACCAATCATCCACAGGGTAATGATGGAGTATAATAAAAAACCACAGGGGAAAGTATCATATACAAACCCTCTTCCTCTTCCAGCACCTCCCTACACTTTCCCCAGTGGTACACGAtatcccccatctctccctagAAACATCAACCTGCGACTACACCCCTGCATGAACTACAAACGAGACCGTCCACCCATCGCCCCCAAACCTTGTCCCATCTATGCTTTCTCCCGTTCCAACCCACTTGTGCCCATTACCAAATCTCCCTCAGATACACTTAGCTTTCTGGCCCAAGTTCCACAGCCTGTCCCCTCGCAAGGGGTCATTCTATTGGCCACAGCCCCAAGTACTCCAATCCACGGGGCCCTGCCAATGACCCAGGCTCCTGTCACTCCTGCCCACGGAGCAGTGCCATTGGTTCAGCTCTCACCGTCCACCCCCACGAGAGCCCCCCTCTTTGGTCAGGGCGTGGTCACAGCGTGTGTGATGCAAACGATGCccaaacaaacagagaaaacaCCTTCTCGTGCACCTCCCCGCAAACTGCTGCCCAAACAATCCGATTCCCCCAAGCCGTCACCACCCCCTCACCCTGCCCTCCCAGCAGAGAAGACTGGTCCTCTTTCATCACTCACTAACTCTGCACGTCGGACCAATGCTGCCTTAAGGTTGGCCAAGCGGCCCCCACGCTCCGCCCCGACCCACCGGGAAACTCGGGCTAAAACCAGAGCAGCTCTGAACCGTATTCTGGCCAGGCCTCTCCTACCGGCCCCACCAAGCCTGGAGGCAGCGCTGAACTACTCCCCAACACCTCAGAGTAGCGCCCTGCAGCTCAAGTCCAGCCCTGTGTTTTTCTCTCACACGCCTTCCCCTCCCCTTATGACCTCACAGTTAAAAAACAGCCATATGAGCCTGTCCCTGGACAATGACAACTGGAACACGAGGCCAGCAATCCAGGCAGAGGTCAAAGATAAAGTTGGGTTTGACCCAAACCTAACCTACTCTCAAAACCTGTCTGGATGTGCTCCAGATGCTGCAGAAGGGAATGCTTTCCCGGTCCAGTCTGGTATCTCCCATGCCACTATGTCTCCTTCAGACATCCAGGGTCTTTCAGAAGCCCAGAATGACCAGTATGTACTGTTACAGGCTGCGGCCCAGGGCTCTACACAAATGGTCTGGGTGCCCAAACACTGTCTGGTCCAAAACAGATCTGTGTTGTCCAACGCTTCTGAGAATGGGTTTCACCAGTCTGAAAGCTACCTGTCACCTTCCCCCCAACACAGTATGACTGGGTTAACCAGCGGCGTACCTTCCTGCCTCCCGCCACCCAGCACTTTACCTGACGGGTCCGTGGACTACCAGCAGGCACTCAGTGTCCGGTTGCACAGCGACTCTGCTCTGACCTGCGGAGAAGCTCCTGGGTCCAGCTTAGAGGAGCAGTTGCATCGGCTGGTGGAGGGCCTGCGGGAAGAGGGCCTGCGGGAAGAGGGCCTGCGGGAAGAGGGCCTGCGGGAAGAGGGCCTGCGGGAAGAGGGCCTGCGGGAAGAGGGCTTGCGGGAAGAGGGCTTGCGGGAAGAGGGCCTGCGGGAAGAGGGCCTGCGGGAAGAGGGCGGGGTGGATGAGGGCGGGGTGGATGAGGGCGAGAAGGAGGGATGGGGGGATGTGGAGGGTCCTCTCCTCACACTGTCTGAGTCGTCCTCTGGGAGCCCCTGCTCCAGTCTAgaaagcccagctgaagttctGGAGAGAATGATGGttgaaggggaggaggggatggaggaGCTGAGAAGGGAAAATCGAGAAAGGGACGAGGTGGGGTTAGATAGTTGGTGCTTGTCAACTAATACAGTGCACAGACCTGGCACCCTACCTGAGGAAAAGGGTGGAGAAAAGGATGTGAGAGGAGCtgaagaggaggaaaaaggcgaagagggggagggagattgCTGTGTGTATGGCGTGGTCGCGCTGAGTGGGAGGACTGTGGCACAGGAGCAAACTGGAGGAGGAGCAAAGAATGAGGGAAAACAGGGTGACCAAAGAAATGGACAAAATggtggaggggaagagaggaatggagctggggagagaaatggagagcaGGGGGGAGATGGGAAGGGTAGAGGGGAGGGGGATGGAGGACAGAGTGGAGCAGAGAAGGACGGTGATGGAGAGAAAGACCAGGACGGTGAgcaaggggaggaggaggaagaggaggacttTGATGACCTTACTCAggatgaggatgaagaggaggtttTGTCCTCAGCCTCTGAGGAGTCCGTTCTCTCTGTGCCTGAGCTGCAG GAAACCATGAAAAAGCTGACTTGGCTGGCCTCAGAAAGGAGGCTCTGTGACTCTGAGGAGGACAACTCTCCTAACTCCCCCCCCTCACCTACATCACCAAATTCCCCTGTCTCCCAGAACTCCCAGGAGGAGAactctgaggaggaggaggggccaACAAAGGGGGAGGAGCTGGAGTCTGGTGAGGGCGGGGTCAGTAAGGTGCCTGGAGACGATGACATGCCCTCTGGGGAGGGTAATCCCAGAGCCAGTGGGAAAGGATCTGGACGGGGCAGAG GGAGAGGCAGGCCGCCCCCTCGCAGTCTGAGACGTAGTCGGCGTCAGGAACGAGACAGCAAGGACACGTCCAAGCTGCTGCTGCTTTATGATGACCACATACTGGACAATGACCCCCTCAGAGAGAGCAAGGACATGGCTTTTGCACAGGCCTACCTCAACAGG GTTCGTGAGGCCCTTCAGGACATACCTGGCAAAGTGGAGGAGTTCCTGTTACTGTTGTATGAATTTGAGATGGGAGGTGAGGGGCGCAATGCAGTGGAGCTCTTCTCCCAGCTCCGCCTCGTCCTTGGGGAGTGGCCAGACCTCCTGAGAGACTTTGCTGCCTTTCTCCTCCCTGAGCAGGCCCTGGAGTGCGGCCTG TTTGAGGAGCAGCAGGCGTTTGAGCGCAGTCGACGTTTCCTAAGGCAGCTGGAGATCAGTTTTGGGGAAAATCCGTCTCACTACCAGAAGATCGTACGTGCTCTTCAGGGAGGACCTGGACTGAGTCCTACCAGCATTGAGGAG CTTAAATCACAGATGTCCTCCCTCCTGAAAggccacacacacctgcaaggGGAATTCTGGGTATTTTTTGAAGAGCTTCGTCCTCCTCTGGCCCGTCCGGGGCAGTTTGAGGAGGCTTGTTGGCCTGAGGAGGCAGGGGCTGGAGTAGACGCAGGCGAGGGGGTTGGATTGGGATCAGGGGCAGGGGCAAGTGATGGTTTTGAAGAAGTGACTCTGCCTGatttagaggaagaagagatTCCAACCATGACCGGTCGCCGCCGCAGGAGCAAGATAGGTTCTCATGGCTACAAG GAGTGTGATTGGCCAGAAAAGGACTGTTCCTTCCTTTGTCATGAAGCCAACCATGATGCAAAGCTTCGAAGACACAAGAGAAAAGGATGCTCTCGTTGCCATGGCAACAAG GCCTCTGACGGTGTCTCCCGGGTGATGAAGACTCTTGACCCCTTATATCCCACGGCAACTAGCCCCCCAGTCGACCTTCTCActgagacaggcagggaggagaggggagagaaagaggaagaaagggaggAGCAGAAAGTggtagagaaggagaaagaggtggaTCCTGAAGTAAAAGATGAAGTTGACAGTGGGGCCAACAGTCCACATCCTG AGCAAACAGTCCCTTCGTGGGAGGGTCCTGAGGAAGGCTCGGTCCACATCCCTGAGGttagggaggaagaggaggaggatgaaatggaggaggatgaggaagaggatgagtggaaggatggggagagagaacaCAGCCCCCTGCCAAAGAAGAGTAAGGGTGATGAAGAAGGATCTGGGGTGTCTGATGTCCCACCAGCATCGCTCTCTGGGGTGGTGCAAAGCCCCGTGGCCCCCATGCAACCTCGTCCCAGCCCTCCTTCTGACCCACCCGTCTGTGCCAAAAACATCTCCCTCACTGCCAGTGGGGAGAAGGTCATACTATGGACAAG gGAAGCTGACCGTGTCATTTTAACAACCTGTCAGCAGCAAGGAGCCAATCATAGCACCTTCCAGGCAATCTCCGTCCGACTGGGCAATAAGACACCAAATGAG GTGTCTCGGCGGTTTCGGGACCTGATGCTGCTGTTCCATACTGCTGCTCGCCAGGTCAACTCCGAGGATGAAGCTGTGGTCACTGAACAGCAAACAGTCACAGACAAGGAGCAAGAGTGA